One genomic window of Biomphalaria glabrata chromosome 9, xgBioGlab47.1, whole genome shotgun sequence includes the following:
- the LOC129928246 gene encoding uncharacterized protein LOC129928246, protein MRTTATMFNLTNDTLNITHDERKLYLSVLQQESTIAFIPTFVYLGLLAVVGIPGNSLVLIIYLTKMTMKPLSIFILSMAAIDLITCLLILPGETYRLLHIWDFTEPIACQIYMALCARFVISSGLMLVAIAIIRYMKICHSLKKQVTLTQTKCICSFNIFIALVFSVPHGILQGKHSRKTQNPNIVGYYCQVDDSFVPTIWPKLNSASLFLLFFVTSSIIAFCYVRIGCAIRDHGKNVHQRNSLQATAQVSKGVAVLHTEVKATHLTDTTNKESSLSYGVDDTSESVDATVIISDLGDINTATIPNNSIRTIVENYNVNKSTSSENTCSDNYSRNKIALDGIITKQRLDTFKKSYGKQGGAIKKQRKLLNRTHLMMLTVTLVFFLGFLPYLGLNVLLVVSPETVASLKGWSLVMYQFFLDSCFVNCAANPVIYSLLVQKFKNICINMFKNKH, encoded by the exons ATGCGCACGACAGCCACAATGTTCAATCTAACCAATGATACCTTAAACATTACACACGATGAAAGGAAATTGTATTTGTCAGTGTTACAGCAAGAGTCAACCATTGCCTTTATTCCAACGTTTGTGTATTTAGGACTCTTGGCCGTGGTTGGTATTCCAGGCAATAGTTTGGTCCTCATTATTTATCTGACCAAGATGACAATGAAAcctttaagtatttttattcttaGCATGGCTGCCATTGACCTTATTACCTGCTTATTGATTTTACCAG gCGAAACATATCGCCTGCTTCATATATGGGATTTTACTGAGCCTATCGCGTGCCAGATTTACATGGCCTTATGTGCCCGATTCGTGATATCATCTGGCCTCATGTTGGTTGCTATAGCAATTATCAG gTACATGAAGATATGCCATTCTCTTAAAAAGCAAGTGACCTTAACCCAAACTAAATGTATCTGCTCTTTCAATATCTTCATTGCGTTAGTGTTCTCAGTACCCCACGGAATTCTGCAAGGAAAACACagcagaaagacacaaaatcCAAACATTGTCGGTTATTATTGTCAAGTGGACGACAGCTTCGTTCCAACCATATGGCCGAAATTAAACTCggcttctttatttcttttgtttttcgtAACAAGTTCCATAATTGCATTTTGCTATGTACGTATCGGGTGCGCCATTCGAGACCATGGAAAGAATGTCCATCAAAGGAACTCTTTACAAGCTACAGCCCAAGTTTCTAAAGGTGTAGCAGTGCTACATACAGAAGTGAAAGCTACACACTTGACAGatacaacaaacaaagaaagttCCTTATCATATGGGGTTGACGATACATCCGAAAGTGTGGATGCAACTGTAATTATTTCAGACCTAGGTGACATTAATACCGCAACAATACCTAACAATAGCATACGTACAATTGTCGAAAATTACAATGTCAACAAATCTACATCCTCTGAAAACACTTGTAGCGACAACTATTCCAGAAATAAAATAGCCCTAGATGGAATCATTACAAAACAGAGATTAGACACTTTTAAAAAGAGCTATGGAAAACAAGGTGGTGCCATCAAGAAACAACGAAAGCTGTTAAACAGAACACATCTCATGATGTTGACAGTGACACTTGTCTTTTTTCTGGGTTTTCTCCCCTACCTTGGTTTAAATGTGCTTCTTGTTGTATCCCCAGAGACAGTGGCCTCACTCAAAGGATGGTCCTTGGTCATGTATcagttttttttagattcctGTTTTGTAAACTGTGCTGCTAATCCAGTCATCTACAGTCTGCTAgttcaaaagtttaaaaatatttgcattaacatgtttaaaaacaaGCATTAA
- the LOC129928245 gene encoding alpha-2B adrenergic receptor-like, producing the protein MHSATNISKNITDNERQLYLSVLQQESTIAYIPTIVYLIILAVVGIPGNCLVLVVYLNKMTMKPLSTFIISMAVLDLVTCTLILPGEIYHLLHIWDFTEPLICQIYEFLSALLVISSGFMLVAIAMIRYMMICHSFKKQVTLTHAKCICSLNIFIATVASIPHGILKGKHSRQTQNPNIVGYYCQVDDSYVETIWPSLNSAFFFLLFFLTSCTVTFCYVRIGCAIRGHGQNVNQRSSLPASTKAAKDVTETDTAVNATVSKTDESRSTYGDTSESVVANETINNTASASIYRAHDTTAGLVPSVALEVDDINIETISHNSNDSAEETISTDKISKDDCSTDKMSLDNIVSKHTFDTDTPGDGKQVRPLQIRRKHLIRTHLMMIIVTLVFFLGFLPFIGLNVLLAVSPETVVSLEGWSLAMYQLFYDSIFVNSAANPIIYSLLDKKFKNICIKMFKNKHERR; encoded by the exons ATGCATAGTGCAACTAATATTTCCAAAAATATAACCGACAATGAAAGGCAATTATACTTGTCAGTTTTACAGCAAGAATCAACCATTGCCTATATACCAACGATTgtgtatttaataattttagcaGTGGTGGGCATTCCAGGCAACTGTTTAGTACTTGTTGTTTATCTGAACAAGATGACAATGAAGCCTCTAAGTACTTTTATCATCAGCATGGCTGTCCTTGACCTCGTTACCTgtacattgattttaccag GTGAGATATATCATCTGCTTCATATTTGGGATTTTACTGAGCCACTTATTTGTCAGATCTACGAGTTCTTAAGTGCTCTACTTGTCATATCATCTGGTTTCATGCTGGTTGCAATAGCAATGATCAG GTACATGATGATATGCCACTCTTTTAAAAAGCAAGTGACACTGACACATGCTAAATGTATCTGCTCTTTAAATATCTTCATTGCGACAGTGGCCTCAATACCCCACGgaattctgaaaggaaaacaCAGCCGACAGACACAGAATCCAAACATTGTTGGTTATTATTGTCAAGTGGACGACAGCTACGTTGAAACAATATGGCCGAGCTTAAACTCCgcgtttttctttcttttgtttttcttgactAGTTGTACAGTCACATTTTGTTATGTACGTATCGGGTGCGCCATTCGAGGACATGGGCAGAATGTCAATCAAAGAAGTTCTTTACCAGCTTCAACCAAAGCTGCTAAAGATGTAACAGAGACAGACACAGCTGTGAATGCTACAGTTAGCAAAACTGATGAAAGTCGCTCAACATATGGGGATACATCAGAAAGTGTGGTTGCAAATGAAACTATCAACAATACAGCTAGTGCTTCAATTTATAGAGCACACGATACTACTGCAGGACTGGTTCCATCTGTCGCTTTAGAGGTTGATGACATAAATATAGAAACAATAAGTCACAATAGTAATGACAGTGCCGAAGAAACCATTTCCACTGACAAAATTAGTAAAGACGACTGCTCTACAGATAAAATGTCCCTAGATAACATTGTTAGTAAACATACATTTGATACTGACACCCCAGGTGATGGTAAACAAGTTCGTCCCCTTCAAATACGCAGAAAGCATTTAATCAGAACACATCTGATGATGATAATAGTAACTCTTGTCTTTTTTCTGGGCTTTCTTCCCTTTATTGGTTTAAATGTTCTTCTTGCTGTTTCTCCAGAGACAGTGGTCTCACTGGAAGGATGGTCCTTGGCCATGTATCAACTTTTCTATGATTCGATATTTGTAAACAGTGCTGCTAATCCAATCATTTACAGTTTGCTggataaaaaatttaaaaatatttgcattaaaatgtttaaaaacaaacatgagCGACGCTGA
- the LOC129928247 gene encoding uncharacterized protein LOC129928247 isoform X1, which translates to METRLTLTAQFISDGRALGYDGERLERYVAEQKVEYERAKKEEFERETARLEREERLKKEAKAEEERLRKEAQAEEKARLEREERLRREAKAEEERLRREAKADEAARHEREERARREEHERWKERDAREELKRKDELELARLKEKSAPEAGAVVGQAVEVRQKNVLDRLDKNFQGMKEEDDLLAYLTHFEAVAARCKIESKEWALLLSYKLTTSLKNFMLRDSLFLSDKYEDVKTALLRHADINAETCRKRFHRVKPRQNDFRGYVTELRTALDNWCKMAEVGKTVDEIKDLLIKDGILESVSSEVYRQLVLNKQSTVENMLEVIEGFKVADSNVSISKEETVYVAAACCEPVIKQSPVVKRKVIVCFSCGEQGHKSAECPNEFVAQNNETDVEDVDPNDIVNDQDQRSRHR; encoded by the exons ATGGAGACGAGGTTGACTCTAACCGCCCAGTTCATCAGTGACGGCCGTGCTCTCGGGTATGATGGTGAGAGGTTGGAGAGGTATGTGGCAGAGCAGAAGGTTGAATACGAGAGAGCCAAGAAGGAGGAGTTTGAACGAGAGACGGCTAGGCTTGAGCGAGAGGAGAGATTGaagaaagaggcgaaggcagaagaGGAGAGATTAAGGAAAGAGGCGCAGGCTGAGGAGAAAGCCAGACTTGAGCGTGAAGAGAGGTTGAGAAGAGAGGCGAAGGCGGAGGAAGAGAG GTTGAGAAGAGAGGCGAAGGCAGATGAGGCCGCCAGACATGAACGAGAGGAGAGGGCCAGGCGTGAGGAACACGAGAGGTGGAAGGAGAGAGATGCTAGAGAGGAGCTCAAGAGAAAAGATGAACTGGAGTTGGCACGGCTTAAAGAGAAGTCGGCGCCAGAGGCAGGTGCAGTGGTAGGTCAGGCAGTTGAGGTGCGACAAAAGAATGTCTTGGACAGGCTAGACAAGAACTTCCAAGGCATGAAGGAAGAGGACGATCTTCTGGCGTACCTAACGCACTTCGAGGCCGTAGCAGCAAGGTGTAAGATTGAGAGTAAAGAGTGGGCCCTACTGTTGTCCTACAAACTGACGACATCTCTCAAAAACTTTATGTTGAGGGACAGTCTGTTCCTCAGCGACAAATATGAGGATGTCAAAACGGCACTTCTCCGCCACGCAGACATCAATGCGGAGACATGCCGCAAAAGGTTCCACCGGGTCAAACCACGGCAGAATGACTTCCGTGGGTATGTGACCGAGTTGAGGACCGCACTGGATAACTGGTGCAAAATGGCCGAGGTAGGAAAGACAGTGGATGAGATAAAAGATCTTTTGATTAAAGACGGGATACTTGAAAGTGTATCAAGTGAGGTGTACAGGCAGCTTGTCTTAAACAAACAGAGTACGGTAGAGAACATGCTTGAGGTAATCGAAGGTTTTAAGGTAGCTGATTCGAATGTTTCAATTAGTAAAGAAGAAACTGTGTATGTGGCAGCAGCATGTTGTGAGCCTGTGATTAAGCAGAGTCCAGTGGTTAAAAGAAAGGTAATTGTTTGTTTCAGTTGTGGTGAGCAAGGTCATAAATCAGCTGAGTGCCCTAATGAATTTGTTGCCCAAAATAATGAGACTGATGTTGAGGATGTAGATCCCAATGATATTGTCAATGACCAAGACCAGCGATCTAGACATAGATGA
- the LOC129928247 gene encoding uncharacterized protein LOC129928247 isoform X2 has protein sequence METRLTLTAQFISDGRALGYDGERLERYVAEQKVEYERAKKEEFERETARLEREERLKKEAKAEEERLRKEAQAEEKARLEREERLRREAKADEAARHEREERARREEHERWKERDAREELKRKDELELARLKEKSAPEAGAVVGQAVEVRQKNVLDRLDKNFQGMKEEDDLLAYLTHFEAVAARCKIESKEWALLLSYKLTTSLKNFMLRDSLFLSDKYEDVKTALLRHADINAETCRKRFHRVKPRQNDFRGYVTELRTALDNWCKMAEVGKTVDEIKDLLIKDGILESVSSEVYRQLVLNKQSTVENMLEVIEGFKVADSNVSISKEETVYVAAACCEPVIKQSPVVKRKVIVCFSCGEQGHKSAECPNEFVAQNNETDVEDVDPNDIVNDQDQRSRHR, from the exons ATGGAGACGAGGTTGACTCTAACCGCCCAGTTCATCAGTGACGGCCGTGCTCTCGGGTATGATGGTGAGAGGTTGGAGAGGTATGTGGCAGAGCAGAAGGTTGAATACGAGAGAGCCAAGAAGGAGGAGTTTGAACGAGAGACGGCTAGGCTTGAGCGAGAGGAGAGATTGaagaaagaggcgaaggcagaagaGGAGAGATTAAGGAAAGAGGCGCAGGCTGAGGAGAAAGCCAGACTTGAGCGTGAAGAGAG GTTGAGAAGAGAGGCGAAGGCAGATGAGGCCGCCAGACATGAACGAGAGGAGAGGGCCAGGCGTGAGGAACACGAGAGGTGGAAGGAGAGAGATGCTAGAGAGGAGCTCAAGAGAAAAGATGAACTGGAGTTGGCACGGCTTAAAGAGAAGTCGGCGCCAGAGGCAGGTGCAGTGGTAGGTCAGGCAGTTGAGGTGCGACAAAAGAATGTCTTGGACAGGCTAGACAAGAACTTCCAAGGCATGAAGGAAGAGGACGATCTTCTGGCGTACCTAACGCACTTCGAGGCCGTAGCAGCAAGGTGTAAGATTGAGAGTAAAGAGTGGGCCCTACTGTTGTCCTACAAACTGACGACATCTCTCAAAAACTTTATGTTGAGGGACAGTCTGTTCCTCAGCGACAAATATGAGGATGTCAAAACGGCACTTCTCCGCCACGCAGACATCAATGCGGAGACATGCCGCAAAAGGTTCCACCGGGTCAAACCACGGCAGAATGACTTCCGTGGGTATGTGACCGAGTTGAGGACCGCACTGGATAACTGGTGCAAAATGGCCGAGGTAGGAAAGACAGTGGATGAGATAAAAGATCTTTTGATTAAAGACGGGATACTTGAAAGTGTATCAAGTGAGGTGTACAGGCAGCTTGTCTTAAACAAACAGAGTACGGTAGAGAACATGCTTGAGGTAATCGAAGGTTTTAAGGTAGCTGATTCGAATGTTTCAATTAGTAAAGAAGAAACTGTGTATGTGGCAGCAGCATGTTGTGAGCCTGTGATTAAGCAGAGTCCAGTGGTTAAAAGAAAGGTAATTGTTTGTTTCAGTTGTGGTGAGCAAGGTCATAAATCAGCTGAGTGCCCTAATGAATTTGTTGCCCAAAATAATGAGACTGATGTTGAGGATGTAGATCCCAATGATATTGTCAATGACCAAGACCAGCGATCTAGACATAGATGA